A single region of the Salvelinus sp. IW2-2015 linkage group LG20, ASM291031v2, whole genome shotgun sequence genome encodes:
- the LOC111981972 gene encoding complement C1q tumor necrosis factor-related protein 1-like codes for MFDRLLLLSPVLFFLPLVIPVPPPGNASPAPCRRCCDDLEPQEGPPAPQMGDQKSVLNQIPEVRTFINMTILKGDKGNRGDRGTPGKSGEEGTPGSRGPMGPKGTKGQAGPPGDPFKTQDAAFSVGRRKSLHSVDYYQALVFDTEFVNLHGHFDMFKGKFYCYVPGIYFFNVNIHTWNFKETYLHIMRNDKEQAIVYAQPSERSIMQSQSLMLPLELNDEVWVRLYKRERENAVYSDDVDVYITFNGYLIKPTLE; via the exons ATGTTTGACCGCCTCCTCCTCCTGAGCCCcgtcctctttttcctccccctggTCATCCCTGTCCCACCCCCGGGAAATGCCTCTCCTGCCCCCTGCCGCCGCTGCTGTGATGACCTGGAGCCACAGGAGGGCCCCCCAGCCCCTCAGATGGGGGACCAAAAGAGTGTCCTGAACCAGATACCTGAAGTCCGCACCTTCATCAACATGACCATCCTCAAAG GGGACAAGGGAAACCGCGGAGACAGGGGGACACCTGGGAAGTCTGGTGAGGAAGGCACTCCTGGATCCCGAGGGCCAATGGGCCCCAAAGGAACCAAGGGCCAGGCGGGCCCCCCAGGGGACCCCTTCAAGACCCAGGACGCAGCCTTCTCGGTGGGGCGTCGCAAGTCCCTCCACAGCGTGGACTACTACCAGGCCCTGGTGTTCGACACAGAGTTCGTCAACCTCCACGGCCACTTCGACATGTTCAAAGGAAAGTTCTACTGCTACGTCCCTGGGATTTACTTCTTCAACGTCAACATCCACACCTGGAACTTTAAAGAGACCTACCTGCACATCATGAGGAATGACAAGGAGCAGGCCATTGTGTACGCCCAGCCCAGCGAGAGGTCCATCATGCAAAGCCAGAGCCTTATGTTGCCCCTTGAGCTCAATGACGAGGTGTGGGTCCGACTGtacaagagggagagggagaacgcTGTGTATAGTGACGATGTGGATGTGTACATCACCTTCAACGGATACCTCATCAAGCCCACCCTGGAGTGA